Part of the Methanothermobacter sp. MT-2 genome is shown below.
TCACCTTTTCTATGTATTTGAACTCTCACACCATCATATTTGGTTTCGCATAGCGTTTCTCCTAGTTCTTCTATGGCAGATTCTATGCTTTCTGCAAGTTGGGCTAGCATTGGCTTCACTGGCCTTCCAGGTTCTAATGAAAGTTTCTGGAGTCCATCCTCGCCTTCGCTCTTAGCAACCTTGGCCACCATTCCAAGGTCATTGGTGAGCATATAGGCTCTTTCAACAACTTCTTTTTTGATGTTAAATGCTAGTGAAATGGCATCACTTATGATACCCTCACCAGCACCCACTCTTAATTCCTCGAGTATTGTCCTTGTTATATATTTAGCCTCGACTGGAGAAGCTAATGAAAGTATACCGAGTAGTATGTCTATCTTTTTTGATTGGGCTCCTGAACCTGTAATGGATGCGAGTTTTATAAGATCATTATAAACTTTTTCTATTGTGAGGGGATGTGAAATGAATGTTAACTGAGATCTCCTCTTGAATAATGCTTCACTTGCCGTGCCGATATCTCCCTGTTCTCGAATCTCTTCTTCTATTTCATCAACACTAGCTCCTGTGACCATTGATATGGCCTTCATGAGGAGTTTCGGCCCGATTCCAAGTTCTTTTTCGCTCCAGGTTGGGAAAACACGGCCTAGGAGGAGTAAAGTTACTGGGGGTAACAGTTCGGTGCTTGTTTCCCTGAGGAAATCTGCTATCATATCTGTTTTTTCCAATCTTTTTGTTGTTGATTCTAGTCTATTATAAAGATCGGCTAATTTTTTGTATTCCATATAACTCCACCTGGAACGTTTTTTATTGTTTTTTGAGGAGTCTTAACGCGCAGTATTCTCCACACATTGAGCACATGTCTTCTTCTTCAACTGGACATTGCATCCTATATTCTCTGGGTTTTTCATGGTCGAATGCTAGTTTAAACTGTCTCTCCCAGTTGAAGTCCCTCCTGGCCTTCGCCATTTCTATTTCCATCTTCCAAGCCCTTGGCAGCTTCTTGGCGGCGTCTGCTGCCTGCGCAGCTATCTTTGATGCTATTACACCCTCTTTAACTTCTTCTATACCTGGTATGGTTAGGTGTTCTGCGGGTGTTACATAACATATGAAGTCAGCCCCATGGTAGGCTGCTATAGCCCCCCCAATGGCTGCGCTTATATGATCATAGCCTGGGGCCAGGTCGGTTACTATTGGTCCTAGGACATAGAATGGTGCTCCTTTACAGATTGTCTTCTGTATTTTCATGTTCGCAGCGATCTGATCCAGGGGGACGTGCCCTGGCCCTTCTACCATGCATTGTACCTTGGCTTTCCTTGCTTTTTCGACTAGTTGTCCGAGGATTATTAGTTCTTGTATTTGGGGTGTGTCTGATGCGTCTGTGAGGCATCCGGGTCTTAGTCCGTCGCCGAGGCTGAGTGTCACATCATGTTCATGGGCTATTTCGAGTAGGTATTCGTAGTCTGCATAGAGTGGATTTTCCCTTTTGTTATGTTTTATCCAGGTGGCGAGGAATGCTCCTCCCCTGCTTACTATTCCCATGATTCTTTCTGATTTTTCTAATTTTTCCACTGTGTCGAGTGTTATCCCAGAGTGGACTGTCATGAAGTCAACTCCTTCTTTTGCCTGTTTTTCTATTACTTTGAAGATGTCGTCTTCGTCCATGTCGACTACTGAACCATGTTTTTGAGTGGCTTTGACACCGGCTTCATAGATTGGCACCGTCCCAACTGGCACATTCACTTTTTTTAGTATGGCTTTTCTGATTTTGGCTAATTTTGGTCCTGTGCTCAGATCCATTATAGTGTCGGCTCCGTGTTGAACTGCAATGAGTGATTTTTCAATTTCGAGTTCGGGGTCCTCCATTTTAGAAGATGAACCTACATTAGCGTTTATTTTCGTGTATAGTCCTTCACCTATCCCACAGGGGTTTGGGTTGTGGATTGGATTTGATGGTATGACAATTCTCCCATCTGAGACTCTCTTCAAGATCTTTTGGATGTTATGGTCTTCTTTTTTGGCCACTTTTTCTATTTGGGGTGTTATATTGCCTTTTCTTGCTTCTTCCATTTGAGTCACTTTGGATCCCCCTCACCTTTAATATATGATCTATGACACAAATAAGTTTATGATAAGGAAATTGCGTGCTAAGGATATTATGATAAGGGATGTTATTGTTGTGGAGCCTGATGAGTCTGTGGCCGCTGCAAAGTTGAAGATGGTTAGGGCTAATATTGGTGGGGTGCCTGTGGTAGAAGGGGATAAGCTTGTTGGATTCATAACACACAGGGATATATTATTGGCTGGTAGCGAGGCTCTCAAACTTAAAGTGAAGGATATTATGAGTAAGGATCTTGTTGTTGTTGACAAGAACACGTCTATTAGCAGGATAAGTAAGATAATGGTGGAAACTGGTTATCAGAGGATTCCAGTGGTAGAGGATGGGAAGTTGTTGGGTCTTATAACCCAGAGTTGTGTGATAAAGGCCATAGCTGATTATATGGAAGATCTCTAGGATCCTTTAGATGAGTGGGTATGGTAATTTGGGGTTTTTCTTTTCTTTAAGGCCTCCTATCTTTTTTATGCGTTTTTTTATGAATTTTTCACCTGCTTTTGTGGCGGCGTATATTGGTATTGAGTATCCTGCTTTGAAGAGAGCTTTTTTGTCGCCGATTTCTCTGATGTGTTTTGATGCGCATGATGTTATGATATCGGCAGTTTTAAAGAGCATTTCGGCTTCTTTTCTTGTTATTCCTGTAAGGTGGACCGCGAAGACATAAACTTTGCTGTTTATTTTTTTGATTTTCTTCGCATCATCTAGACTAGCTACTGTAACTGCTATGGAATTGTATCCTTCATTTAGTGCCTTGTTAACACCCATTGGCTGGTCTATTTTTGCGGTATCTGGTTCTAACACGTTTTCTCTTCCAAGTTTTTCTATGATCTCTTTTATTGGGGTTGTTTTAATCACTCCAGAGATTCTGCCACCTATTCCCTGGGCAAGTTCTGGTTGGGTTATTAGGACTGTTCCGGCACCTTCACATACCATTACTGCGCAGTCGATTATATCATCTTCTAGCAGGGTTGAAATTATCTCTGAAACCCCAAATGATAAGAAATCCCTCATTCGAAGCTCTCTTTTTGGAGTGCACATACCGAAATCTTTTATTCTGAATTCTATGTTCTCTTGTATAGTGTCCTTGTTTAGTTCTTTGATTCCCCTATACTTATGGAATAGTGGGCAATATTTGATCATGGGCTTGCCCATGGAGATTATTCTACCATTCTTTATGACGATTTTCGTTTTTCCAAGGGCTTCTATGATATGCTCATCCAATGGTTACACATCCTTGTTCTTATATGGGAAACCTTCAGCTGGTGTTGGTTTCAGTATTTCAATGGCGTTAGATCTCATGAGAGCGTTTACTGAAGCGCTCAGTGAACAGAGCGTCCCTATACCATAACCTACTCTCTTTTCGTTGTCCATGATATCTACTGTTATGTAATCTTCCATTCTGACAACCTCTTTCACATTAACGTTTTTCATCCGGTGCAGCACCTTATTTCCAAGGGCGCCCATAGCCTTCCCTATCCAGCAATGTTTAAGGGGGCACTGATCGCAGTAATGTTTAAAGACCCTGTTCCATTTCCTGCTTCCTAATCCCGCTGCTATTTCAGCCCTTACCGTGGAATAGGCTATGCAACAGCCCCAATTCCTGCCTATGATTTCACCGTCCTCTATTAAGTCAGTGTATATTCTCCGGTTTTTCCAGCGGATCACATTCAGGATGTCTCTCTCATACTTTATCTGACCAGTATTCTTGGATCCTTTCAATTTTTCAGCTATTTCATGCCTTATACTTGGGACTCTGCCTGCTGATATGTTGATCGCGCAAACCGGACAAAATCCTGTGACTGAATTTGATATCTCATCACCATTCTCATCATAGAATATCGCCCTAACACCTATACCATCCCTTTTAACCTCCACATACCCCCCATTTTCCCAAATAAGGGATATTATAAGCCCCGCGGATGTCACAACCCTACCATAACCTGACATTCTAGCCACTCTTCTAAGATCGGCTTTATCTGTTAAAATATTCTCGAGTTCAAATGCTATATCCTCTGGTAAAATCCCGGCGTCTATCTCTGCTCTAAGTATAGCCGGCGCCCAAGTTATATCCCTACCCACCCCCACAGTTTCCCCTGAAGCATCAACTAGCCAAGCATCCACACCCTCAAAACATTCCCTCGACTCCGCCCTCATACCCTGATCTGAAATCTCTTCTAGGATCCTATGACATATACCACACGCACCCTCAGTCAAATCAAGGATAGAGGAAGAAACTTTATCAACCATCATAATCCCCCCAAAGTTTAACTTTTAATTAATTTATTATCATAAACAATTATAAAAGACAAGAGGTGGAATCTTATTAACCAACCATCAAAAAAATAATATTATGAAAAACCCTCGGGGTTTTAACATGAAATTCAAGATTTGTCATAGAATACCAGACCGAACATTCTCGATAAAAGGCCACTACTTTCCAGTCTGTTCAAGATGCACTGGTATATACATCGGAGCATTCTCCTATTTCATCATAGCATACCTCACACCCATAAAATACACAACAACATTAATCATCGCAGCAACACTAATAACAACACCCACAATAATCGACGGATCCACACAACTATTAGGTTTAAGGGAAAGCAACAACATGCTAAGATTCCTAACAGGCCTACCCGCAGGTATCGGTATCGGGATCATGACAAAGGCCCTAAAATTCTTAATATTAACGATAATGTGGGGAACATTTTGAAATGTCCAAAATGTGGAACATATAATAGGCCAGGGGCAAAATTCTGCAGAAACTGCGGTGCAAAACTTGCTAAAACCTCAAGCACAACATGGGGTGTGCTGGCAAGCTGCTGCTTCGGGATAATATTCCTCATAATAATAGGAGCTATTATAAGCCCTGAAGTCCGCCAAGAACCATCCAATAAAATAGAGACTGTATATGGTTATAAGATAGTCTATCAGACAACAAATTATACATGTGGACCCGCAGCCCTCGCAACAGCACTTACAAACAAAAAAGGAGCTAACCTAACCGAGAAGATGATAGTAGACTATCTTGGCAACAATCCCAAAGGCTACAGCCCCCAAGAGATCGTCAAAGCCGCCAAACATTTCGGATACAATGCCATTATAGACACAGGCCCGCCAGAAGAATATGATATTATAGTAATAGATGATGGGATACTAGACCTAGGATATCCATCCTATGATGCCAACCACACCCAAACCTATTATATAGTACCCGGAACTAATGGACACTTCACAGTATATGCTGGAATGACCCCAGACGGCTTCATAGTATTCCTGGACCCATCAAACGGACTAGAATATATCAGCCCAGAAACATTCAATAGAATCTACCAAAATATAAGAATCCATATCCCCCAAAAAGATGGGATTGCATCATGATATCCAAGTAAACTTGAATAAGACTTTAAAGGATCTGTGAAGAGGAGCCATTAATAGTAGTCCCAGATTGTAACCTGCCAATTTT
Proteins encoded:
- a CDS encoding thiamine biosynthesis protein, with protein sequence MTQMEEARKGNITPQIEKVAKKEDHNIQKILKRVSDGRIVIPSNPIHNPNPCGIGEGLYTKINANVGSSSKMEDPELEIEKSLIAVQHGADTIMDLSTGPKLAKIRKAILKKVNVPVGTVPIYEAGVKATQKHGSVVDMDEDDIFKVIEKQAKEGVDFMTVHSGITLDTVEKLEKSERIMGIVSRGGAFLATWIKHNKRENPLYADYEYLLEIAHEHDVTLSLGDGLRPGCLTDASDTPQIQELIILGQLVEKARKAKVQCMVEGPGHVPLDQIAANMKIQKTICKGAPFYVLGPIVTDLAPGYDHISAAIGGAIAAYHGADFICYVTPAEHLTIPGIEEVKEGVIASKIAAQAADAAKKLPRAWKMEIEMAKARRDFNWERQFKLAFDHEKPREYRMQCPVEEEDMCSMCGEYCALRLLKKQ
- a CDS encoding CBS domain containing protein, producing MIRDVIVVEPDESVAAAKLKMVRANIGGVPVVEGDKLVGFITHRDILLAGSEALKLKVKDIMSKDLVVVDKNTSISRISKIMVETGYQRIPVVEDGKLLGLITQSCVIKAIADYMEDL
- a CDS encoding methanogenesis marker protein 8, translated to MDEHIIEALGKTKIVIKNGRIISMGKPMIKYCPLFHKYRGIKELNKDTIQENIEFRIKDFGMCTPKRELRMRDFLSFGVSEIISTLLEDDIIDCAVMVCEGAGTVLITQPELAQGIGGRISGVIKTTPIKEIIEKLGRENVLEPDTAKIDQPMGVNKALNEGYNSIAVTVASLDDAKKIKKINSKVYVFAVHLTGITRKEAEMLFKTADIITSCASKHIREIGDKKALFKAGYSIPIYAATKAGEKFIKKRIKKIGGLKEKKNPKLPYPLI